A genomic segment from Rhizoctonia solani chromosome 11, complete sequence encodes:
- a CDS encoding Retrotransposable element Tf2 protein translates to MLDVSSPQAGKIWKKANLTFSLDGKHMTETFLICNTGSHAAILGLKWLDAHNPEINWNTRTLTFPHAPLEHIAIAKEEEANKNPLKGVPPKYHQYTRVFGEEEFNKLPPHRHYNISIELTEEGPLNSPLYSMTDAESATLKDWLRDKLKAGKIRPSKSSISSPVMFVPKKDGSCQLVVDYRCLNNRTKKNVYPLPRPDNLMAQLRGAKVFTKLDLRWGYNNVCVKEGDKWKTAFCTKYGLYKSLVMSFGLTNAPAAFQHFMNKLFKDLLDDTQHVHKVLRRLMENQLFCKASKCTFHINSVEYLGIIVSDKGFSLDKLKIQAVQEWPTPTKVKEVQLFLGFANFLQQFVANFSHMARPLHNLVKKDTTWQWGTKEQEAFQRLKDAITNAPVLCHADPLKPYFLETDTLGVALGSILSQQQEDGCLHLLGFLSKSFKGAEQNYNTHDKELLAIIRSFEYWRIFLEGTKHPITVFTNHWNLEYWKES, encoded by the exons atgcttgatgtgtcaagcccccaggcaggcaaaatctggaagaaggccaatctaaccttctcccttgatggcaagcaCATGACTGAGACATTCCTAatctgcaatacagggtctcacgccgctatcttgggattgaaatggctagATGCCCATAACCCGGAAATCAATTGGAACACACGCACCCTTACTTTCCCCCATGCACCCCTGGAACACatagccattgccaaggaggaggaggccAACAAGAATCCCCTcaaaggagtacccccaaaataccatcaatacacaagggtatttggggaggaagaattcaacaaacttCCCCCTCACCGGCATTACAACATCAGTATTGAGCTAACAGAAGAAGGACCTCTCAATTCCCCTCTCTACAGTATGACTGATGCAGAATCTGCTACACTGaaagactggctcagggacaagttGAAGGCAGGGAAAATACGTCCCAGCAAGTCCTCCATCAGCTCCcctgtgatgtttgtacccaaaaaggatggttcctgccaactggttgttgactaccgttgcctcaataaccggaccaagaagaatgtgTACCCGTTACCACGCCCAGAcaaccttatggcccagctccgcggcgccaaggttTTTACTAAGTTGGATTTACGGtggggctacaacaacgtctgtgtcaaggaaggtgacaaatggaaaactgcattttgcaccaagtatggcctctacaagtccctggttaTGAGCTTTGGTCTGACCAACGCCCCCGCTgcattccaacacttcatgaacaaactgttcaaggacctGCTTGAT gacactcaGCACGTTCACAAAGTCTTAAGGCGTCTGATGGAGAACCAGCTGTTCTGTAAGGCTTccaaatgcaccttccacaTCAACTCTGTGGAATATTTGGGGATAATTGTAtcagataagggttttagtctggataaactcaaaatccaggccgtccaggaatggcccacacccaccaaggtcaaagaagtccaattgttcctgggatttgccaacttcctgcaacaatttgttgccaacttcagccacatggctaggccattacataacctggtcaagaaagatACAACCTGGCAATGGGGCActaaggaacaggaagcattccaaagGTTGAaagacgccatcaccaatgcACCAGTACTATGTCATGCGGACCCCTTGAAAccttacttcctggaaacagacacATTGGGCGTGGCTCTAGgctccatactcagtcaacaacaggaagatggTTGCCTCCACCTGCTAGGCTTCCTATCCAAGTCATTTAAAGGTGCTGAACaaaattacaacacccatgataaggaactcttggcaatcattaggtcctttgagtattggcgtatattcttggaaggaaccaaGCATCCAATCACTGTCTTCACCAACCATTGGAACCtagaatattggaaggaatcTTAG
- a CDS encoding Retrotransposable element Tf2 protein, which translates to MLGTSPGPYNSYDAILVVIDSFSKFGHFIPTTKKVLAKGLANLFVTHIWKLHGLPVRTILDRGTTFTGKFLRALYQRLGIQPSFSLAYHPKSDGQTKCINQFIEFYLRSYVAADHLDWVKWLPLAEYAYNNAKHAATRKTPFELIYGRNPMMNPSTVPANVPEADLVADTLAQEWQEAESALRMTKERMARPKGIIPEYSVGKKVWLDGKNVGLRTNSNKLDPKQLGPFEVTEKISSHAYRLKLPDSLKIHNVFYVGLLRGREYEVEQIIDSKQQRGKWFYLIKWKGYGPEDNSWELEELLEHSQEEIQRFNKSQLKKACDSAKSL; encoded by the exons atgttgggaacatcccctggtccatataattc atatgatgcaatactGGTGGTTATAGACTcattctccaaatttggccacttcatcccaaccacaaaaaAGGTGTTGGCTAAAGGTCTAGCTAACCTCTTTGTCacccatatttggaaactccaCGGACTGCCCGTTAGAACCATATTGGACCGAGGAACAACATTTACTGGGAAGTTCCTCAGAGCCCTTTACCAAAGGCTGGGAATCcaaccatccttctccttggcctatcaccccaAATCAGACGGACAGACCAAGTGcatcaaccagttcattgagttctatcTAAGATCTTACGTAGCAGCAGACCACTTGGattgggtcaaatggttGCCACTTGCGGAATACGCTTACAACAATGCTAAGCACGCTGCAACCAGAAAGACCCCCTTTGAACTGATTtatggaaggaatcccaTGATGAACCCGTCAACCGTACCAGccaatgtaccagaagcGGATCTGGTAGCCGATACCCTGGCTCAGGAATGGCAGGAGGCAGAATCAGCACTCAGAATGACTAAGGAACGCATGGCAAGACCAAAAGGGATAATTCCGGAATACTCCGTGGGCAAGAAAGTATGGCTTGATGGAAAAAATGTAGGACTTAGGACAAACTCTAACAAACTGGACCCCAAGCAACTAGGTCCATTTGAAGTCACAGAAAAAATATCAAgtcacgcctaccgcctaaAACTCCCAGACtccctgaaaatccacaatgtattctatgtaggattGCT aaggggaagggaGTACGaggttgaacaaatcattgactccaagcaacaacggggaaaatggttctacctaattaaatggaagggttatggtccggaagacaactcctgggaacTGGAAGAACTCTtagaacacagccaagaggagattcaacgcttcaacaagtcacaactgaaaaaggcttgtgactctgccaagagcctttaa
- a CDS encoding Transposon Tf2-7 polyprotein, with product MSWLKLHNPTIDWPNKRITFNSQYCNNTCLSVSNSILGNVGGTSNHLEGIPEDLGGVEVIEPLEGIPRETGGTVDYPLESIPVELRNFAEVFSEDMKVTELPPHRPFDLGIDLIDPDKPVKAMVYPLKASDDEELRKLLKEQLDKGLIRPSKSKYGSPVHFVNKKNGKRRMVVDYRSLNANTVKNAYPLPLIQSLIEKLRGAKYFSTIDLKSGYNLVRIKEGDEWKTAFKTKYGLFEYLVMPFGLCNAPAAFQHFMNEIFRDILDVYVVVYLDDILIFSESRELHTKHLQEVLKRLQDNACYCNLEKCNFYASEVDYLGVIANGEGVKADPKKITQAVDWATPRSVKGVQEFLGFINFYRRFIHNFSKLAQPLYQLLQKNIPWEWGERQEVSFKALKQALIESPVLIQPDPYKEFFLECDASDFATGAVLNQKGSDDKLHPVAFLSKSLAPAERNYDIFDKELLAVTIKIWSTSRQKGSEPKAVKVDGILADYNYRIVYRPGAQNRKADILSRREDHKSAVKGGGETPVLISPELFIAAIQTDSDLNDLIRDALHDDKAVHKILKSLEEDIPVKGWKIDNGLLYYHDRIYVPNEPEIRKAVLESRHDNPSTGHPGQFRTLDLLSRDYYWSGMKQSVTKYVQACDSCIRSKHSNRAPEGLLQNIDLPNKPWEEITYDLIVGLPTSEGYDAILTVVDRLSKMVHFIPTHSDATAVDVANLFVSFVWKLHGLPRKTISDQGPQFNAKFLRQVYKRLGIEPHFSTAYRPQVDGQSERLNQFVEIYLRHYINYRQTDWVASLPLAEFSYNNGKHSGSKHSPFYMCYGYNPDFTVGNTKESHVPQADDLADFLKEIQAEAKAALEIAARQNAQYYDLNRREATKLEIGDKVYLSSANIKTSRPSHKLEHKRLGPYKVLEKIGRNSYKLDLPKSMKVHPVFNIALLHKKPVDEYNRDPVPLPPVVTADGEEEYTVERILDSKKVGRQVKYLVKWKGYGPEDNTWEPKAHLANAPEKLAKFHREHPEAAGP from the exons atgtcctggctcaagttacacaaccctactatagattggcctaataagcgtaTCACTTTCAattctcaatattgtaacaacacttgtctttctgtttctaattctatcctgggaaatgtcggtgggacttctaaccaccttgaaggcataccagaagacttaggaggtgtcgaggtaattgaacctcttgaaggcatccctagggaaactggaggtactgtggattatccacttgaaagtatcccagtagaactgcgcaattttgcggaggtattttctgaggacatgaaggtgacggaactgccgccgcaccgtccttttgatttagggattgatttaatcgaccctgataaacctgttaaggctatggtataccccttgaaggcatctgatgatgaggaacttagaaaactccttaaagaacaattggacaaaggattgattcgcccatccaagtccaaatatggttccccagttcactttgtcaacaagaaaaatgggaaaaggcgtatggttgtggattatagatccctaaatgcaaatacagtcaagaatgcgtaccctctacctctaatacagtctctcattgagaaacttaggggcgcaaaatacttttccaccattgacctgaaatccggatataacttggtccggataaaggaaggtgatgaatggaagactgcgtttaaaaccaaatatggcctgtttgaatacctagtcatgccctttggatTATGCAATGCTCCTGCTGCgtttcaacacttcatgaatgagatatttagaGACATACTGGACGtctatgtagtagtatatctagacgacatcctaatattctcagaaagcagggaattacatacaaaacatctccaagaggtactgaaaaggctgcaagacaatgcatgctattgtaacctggagaagtgtaatttctatgcgtcggaagtagattaccttggtgtcattgccaatggtgaaggagtaaaagcagatcccaagaaaatcactcaagcggttgattgggcaacaccgcgctctgtcaaaggggttcaagagtttttgggctttataaatttctatagacgcttcatacataacttctcaaaattggcacaacccttataccaattactccaaaagaatataccttgggagtggggtgaacgccaagaagtgtcttttaaagctctcaaacaggctctaattgaatcccctgtTTTAATCCAACCtgatccatacaaggagtttttccttgagtgtgacgccTCTGACTTTGCAACGGGCGctgtccttaatcaaaagggcagtgatgataaattacacccggttgcattcctatcaaaatccctagcacctgctgaaagaaactatgatatctttgataaagagttactagcagta accataaaaatctggagtacttccagacaaaagggatctgaaccaaaggcagttaaggtggatgggattttggcagattacaactataggattgtgtataggccgggtgcacagaatagaaaagcagatattctctctcgccgtgaagaccacaagtctgcggttaaaggggggggtgaaacccctgtgctcataagcccagagctttttattgcagccattcaaacagatagtgaccttaatgatttaataagggacgctctgcatgatgataaagctgtacacaaaatccttaaatccttggaagaggatatACCTGTTAAAGGATGGAAGATTGATAATGGCCTACTCTACTATCATGATCGGATCTATGTCCCcaatgagccagaaatcaggaaagccgtcttagaaagcaggcatgataacccttccactgggcacccaggacagttcagaaccctagacctcctttcaagggattactattggtcagggatgaaacagtctgtaacaaaatatgtccaagcatgcgattcatgcatacgtagTAAACATTCCAACCgggctcctgaaggtctccttcaaaacatagatttacccaataagccctgggaggaaataacatatgacttgattgtaggacttcccacctcagaaggatatgatgcaatattaaCCGTAGTGGACCGCTTATCCAAAATGGTCCATTTCATAccaacgcactctgatgcAACTGCGGTTGATGTTGCAAATCTCTTTGTATCTTTTGTatggaagttacatgggttacccaggaaaaccatCTCGGACCAAGGCCCCCAGTTCAATGCAAAGTTCCTAAGACAAGTCTATAAGCGGCtggggatagaaccacacttctccactgcatacagaccccaagttgatggacaaagtgaacgcttaaaccagtttgtggaaatCTACCTACGCCACTATATCAACTATAGGcaaacagactgggttgcaTCATTACCACTTGCAGAATTTTCATACAACAATGGGAAGCACTCAGGCTCCAAACACTCTCCCTTCTACATGTGCTATGGTTATAACCCAGACTTTACAGTTGGGaacaccaaggaaagccatgtccctCAAGCCGATGACCTAGCAGACTTCCTAAAAGAGATCCAAGCTGAAGCTaaagctgctttagaaattgctgcaagacaaaacGCACAATACTATGATCTcaacagaagggaagcaaccaagctggaaaTTGGTGATAAAGTCTATTTGAGTAGCgccaacatcaaaacttcaaggccttcccatAAGCTAGAACATAAGCGATTGGGGCCCTAtaaggtcttggagaaaattggcaggaactcctataaactggatctccctaaatccatgaaagtccatcctgtcttcaacattgccTTATTACACAAGAAGCCAGTAGACGAGTACAACCGTGATCCAGTCCCACTCcccccagttgtcacagctgatggagaagaggaatatactgttgaaaggatcctagactccaagaaagtgggtcggcaagtcaaatacttggttaaatggaaagggtatggaccagaggataacacatgggagcccaaggcccacttagccaatgcccctgaaaaattggctaagtttcaccgtgaacatccagaggcagctggaccttaa
- a CDS encoding Retrotransposon-derived protein PEG10: MQQEVINLGVTMVYGEISLGQAISLILGLQNQVIQLKQELEETKEAAKEAQEWMGTINQALTCIEARGGAPHTPEDQKPLAVEATPRPLPKTDTAPAPSAPLIAWANPIKAPPTFAQPTPVQAPPQGYTPPPPLPIQLCSPQVPQPAAPVATYQTPVKVDHPDTYTRRIGNKACQWLTRMLAWVRLNQQMFPTDQETLSFLLMNMKDMAGAWAHPHLNQLGSHRALIQTVDDFRTEFLAAFGNPDATQAAEQQITNLTQTGTCAEYITKFRTIAMDLDWNNATLRGQFAQGLHWEVSRLIATHERRPTTLLELQNAALVIDNALRKERASHPPKGNKSGTTPNRGASTSQQATRLGRLSSNPNFVSKEERNRCRAKGLCIKCGKAGHKFAECRTGWKAMPKEEGAKKETAKIGKESGPKLGKD, encoded by the exons atgcaacaagaggtaatcaacctgggtgttaccatg gtctatggggaaatctcccttggacaagcaatctcccttatcttgggattgcaaaaccaagtcatccaGCTCAAGCAGGAACTTgaggaaaccaaggaagcagcAAAAGAAGCCCAAGAATGGATGGGAACCAtcaatcaagccctcacttgcattgaggctaggggtggagccccccacacaccagaagaccagaAGCCCCTGGCAGTTGAGGCCACACCCAGGCCCTTACCCAAAACAGACACTGCTCCAGcacctagtgcgcccctcattgcctgggccaaccccatCAAAGCTCCCCCCACCTTTGCACAGCCAACCCCTGTCCAGGCCCCCCCGCAAggctatactccccctccacctttgcctatccaaCTTTgttccccccaagtccctcaACCAGCGGCTCCTGTAGCCACTTATCAAACCCCGGTTAAGGTGGATCACCCTGACACCTATACCAGAAgaatagggaacaaagcctgccagtggctcacaagaatgctggcatgggtacgtctgaaccaacagatgttccccacggatcaGGAGACGCTatcattcctcctgatgaacatgaaggacatggcaggggcctgggctcacccccacctcaatcaacttgggtcccacagggccctaaTTCAAACAGTTGATGACTTCAGaacggagttcttggctgcatttgggaacCCAGATGCCACGCAAGCCGCTGAGCAGCAAATCACcaaccttactcagacaggaacctgtgctgagtacatcacaaagtttaggaccattgccatggacctagactggaacaatgccACCCTCCGCGGGCAATTCgcacaaggcctccactgggaggtcagccgacTCATTGCTACCCATGAGCGGCGCCCCActaccctccttgagctgcagaacgcagctctggtcattgataacgccctccgcaaagagcgcgccagccacccgccaaagggtaataagtctggcaccacccccaataggggggcaagtaccagccaacaggccaccaggCTGGGACGCCTATCCagcaatcccaactttgtatcCAAGGAGGAGCGTAACCGCTGCAGGGCcaaaggcctctgcatcaaatgcgggaAGGCaggtcacaagtttgcggaatgccgcactggctggaaggccatgcccaaggaggagggcgctaaaaaggaaaccgccaagattggcaaagagtctggacccaaattgggaaaagactaa
- a CDS encoding Transposon Tf2-7 polyprotein, translated as MSSQNLFVTVDPDSVSIAPSLPAEVSQTLTALKTLIMAVNHNLQVAIGQIHNNTADLATANNSLQNHDGGITQMEGQVKALENIISALAGAPQGGPKLNLPEKFDGSNKDKAVSFRVAVSHYLRVSYPQASVEEQIAFIISCLEGKAHEWLEPYLEEDVVNNHPVAWLHSINGFWLQFNARWNVQNKTENYRAKFKTLKQTKSVQDYYKDFQTYSQNLGYNDISLRDFFYDGLSLKIKEMLMAQDYDHNASNVSLENLADKALKIDQRLEQFQAQHKGQTNSSGSKSGTTLSTGALGNVTRDKLTVGDKVYMIGPDGKARKGTISKIGKNAKGMSIPTVKWNDGTVVESSFKSLKKDSHPVDPSPVQPKSSNSGPSPMDLDSAGKGKKPIVCSTCGGKGHYASQCPSNTYSGYEAHLSENESENGDL; from the exons ATGAGCAGCCAAAATCTCTTTGTTACTGTGGATCCTGATTCTGTTTCCATTGCACCTTCATTACCTGCAGAGGTGTCTCAGACCCTCAcagccttgaaaaccttaatCATGGCTGTTAATCATAATTTGCAGGTAGCAATTGGTCAGATCCATAATAACACTGCTGATCTTGCTACTGCCAACAACTCTCTTCAAAACCATGATGGTGGCATCACCCAGATGGAAGGGCAAGTCAAAGCCCTGGAGAATATTATCTCTGCTCTGGCTGGTGCCCCTCAAG GAGGGCCCAAGCTTAACCTACCAGAGAAGTTTGATGGTAGTAACAAAGACAAAGCAGTTTCATTTAGGGTGGCTGTCTCTCACTATCTGAGGGTTTCATATCCCCAAGCCTCAGTTGAGGAACAGATAGCTTTTATTATCTCTTGCCTGGAGGGTAAAGCTCATGAGTGGCTTGAACCCTACTTAGAAGAGGATGTTGTCAATAATCACCCAGTGGCTTGGCTCCACAGTATCAATGGGTTCTGGTTGCAGTTCAATGCAAGGTGGAATGTCCAGAACAAGACTGAGAACTATAGGGCTAAATTCAAGACCCTAAAGCAAACCAAGTCTGTTCAAGATTACTACAAGGACTTCCAAACCTACTCCCAGAACCTAGGGTATAATGACATATCCCTAAGGGACTTTTTCTATGATGGCCTGTCTCTCAAAATCAAGGAGATGCTTATGGCTCAGGACTATGACCATAATGCCAGCAATGTTTCCTTAGAGAACCTTGCTGATAAAGCTCTGAAGATTGACCAGCGCCTAGAACAGTTCCAGGCACAACACAAGGGCCAGACCAACTCCTCTGGTTCCAAAAGTGGCACTACATTGTCAACAGGAGCCTTGGGCAATGTGACCAGGGATAAACTCACTGTTGGGGATAAAGTGTACATGATTGGACCAGATGGAAAAGCAAGGAAAGGCACCATTTCAAAAATTGGCAAAAATGCAAAGGGCATGTCTATTCCTACTGTGaagtggaatgatggcacTGTGGTTGAGAGTAGCTTCAAAAGTCTCAAAAAGGACTCACATCCTGTAGACCCCTCTCCAGTCCAGCCAAAATCTTCCAACTCTGGACCAAGCCCTATGGATCTTGACTCTGCAGGAAAGGGCAAAAAACCTATTGTATGCTCTACCtgtggaggaaagggacacTATGCTAGCCAATGTCCTTCCAATACATACTCTGGCTATGAAGCCCATCTATCTGAGAATGAGtcggaaaatggggacctctga
- a CDS encoding Transposon Tf2-1 polyprotein — MSTQPSTYVHANPNALSVPTNIQEIPAWAQEIKNLLLAMNQNLSLVIGQAAAHHTDLGTTQATLNNHDSSITNLDALIVKLGADIAKIGTAAASGSSIASATKAPKLATPDKFDGSDKNKAISFRVAVSHYLRISYPGSTVDEQIAFIISCLDGKAHEWLEPYLEEDVVKGNPVSWLHNLDAFWLQFNARWNVQNRTENFRAKLRTLKQTKGVQDYYKDFQTYSQGLGYNDPSLRDMFYDGLSHKIKETLMVQDYDHADASVTLATLAEKALKVDQRLEQFAAQHKGSSSSSNQSGSKSSTSTSAAAQGAPRDKLSVGEQVYAIVDGKAKKGVLQKIGQNAKGIAVPIVKWNDGTTMDVTFKTIKKDNHPVTATSTPAPKASSSFCAQLWSFPYGLRLCLFKGQKTNYMRNMWR; from the coding sequence ATGTCAACCCAACCATCTACCTATGTGCATGCCAATCCCAATGCGCTGTCtgtccccaccaatatccaggagatacctgcgtgggcccaggagatcaaaaacctcctcctggctatgaaTCAAAACCTCTCCTTGGTCATAGGACAAGCGGCTGCCCATCACACAGATCTTGGCACCACACAGGCCACCCTCAACAACCACGACAGCAGCATCACCAATCTTGATGCCCTCATTGTTAAACTTGgggctgatattgccaaaataggCACTGCGGCTGCGTCTGGTTCTTCTATTGCCTCggctaccaaggctcccaAACTTGCAAcgccagacaaatttgatggGTCTGACAAAAACAAGGCAATCTCCTTTAGGGTTGCTGTAtctcattatctcaggatctcatatcctggctcaacagtggatgagcaaattGCTTTTATCAtttcctgcctggatggcaaggcccatgagtggcttgagccctaccTGGAAGAGGACGTTGTTAAAGGGAATCCTGTCtcttggctccacaatctggatgccttctggctgcaattcaatgcacgctggaatgtccaaaataggacaGAGAACTTCCGCGCCAAGCTGCGCACCCTCAAACAGACCAAGGGAGTCCAAGACTattacaaggacttccagacctattctcaaggtcttggttaCAACGACCCCTCTCTTAGGGAtatgttctatgatggcctatcccacaaaattaaggaaactctcatggtccaagattatgaccatgcagatgcctctgttactcttgcaactcttgcagagaaggcccttaaggtggatcagcgcctagagcagtttgcggcccagcacaagggttcctcctcctcttcaaaccaatctggaagcaaatccagcacctctacgtcagcagcagcccagggagcgcccagggataaactgtctgttggggaacaggtgtatgcgattgtggatggaaaggctaagAAGGGGGTCCTCCAAAAAATTGGCCAAAATGCCAAAGGGATTGCAGTTCCAATTGTTaagtggaatgatggcaccaccatggacgttaccttcaaaactatcaagaaggataaccacccagtcactgccacctccactcctgctcccaaggcttcctcctccttctgcgcgcaactctggtccttcccctatggacttagactctgcctcTTCAAAGGGCAAAAAAccaattatatgcgcaacatgtggaggtag